A genomic window from Macaca thibetana thibetana isolate TM-01 chromosome 16, ASM2454274v1, whole genome shotgun sequence includes:
- the SHBG gene encoding LOW QUALITY PROTEIN: sex hormone-binding globulin (The sequence of the model RefSeq protein was modified relative to this genomic sequence to represent the inferred CDS: inserted 1 base in 1 codon), translating to MAGQSPTPSNSVAAGGTTSTNQLGEQAQPXPPQVPPPTAGSCDWAPGRGQGWSAAASLRLFGCPNLDRVTPWFKGSPAVLFKLTYAVITCFSLRLTQPPRPWRAQDPPAVHLSNGPGQEPAAVMTFDLTKITKTSSSFEVRTWDPEGVIFYGDTNPKDDWFMLGLRDGRPEIQLHNYWAQLTVGAGPRLDDGRWHQVEVKMDGDSVLLKVDGEEVLRLRQVSGPLTSKRHPIMRIALGGLFFPASNLRLPLVPALDGCLRRDSWLDKQAEISASAPTSLRSCDVESNPGIFLPPGTHAEFNLQDIPQPHAEPWAFSLDLGLKQAVGSGHLLSLGTPENPSWLSLHLQDQKVVLSSGSGLGMDLPLVLGLPLQLKLSMSRVVLSQGPKMEVLALPPLGLASLLNLWAKPQGRLFLGALPGEDSSTSFCLHGLWAQGQRLDVDRALNRSHEIWTHSCPQSPGNGTDASH from the exons ATGGCCGGGCAAAGCCCCACCCCCTCTAATTCTGTCGCAGCAGGGGGCACAACGTCAACCAATCAGCTTGGAGAACAGGCGCAGC CGCCCCCCCAAGTCCCACCCCCGACAGCTGGATCTTGTGACTGGGCCCCTGGTAGAGGTCAAGGTTGGAGTGCGGCGGCTTCCTTGCGGTTGTTTGGGTGTCCCAACCTCGATCGAGTTACCCCGTGGTTCAAAGGCTCCCCGGCAGTGCTTTTTAAATTGACGTATGCGGTGATAACCTGCTTTAGCCTCAGGCTCACTCAGCCCCCGAGACCCTGG AGGGCGCAGGACCCTCCGGCTGTCCACCTCAGCAATGGCCCAGGACAAGAGCCTGCCGCTGTCATGACCTTTGACCTCACCAAGATCACAAA AACCTCCTCCTCCTTTGAGGTTCGAACCTGGGACCCAGAGGGAGTGATTTTTTATGGGGATACCAACCCTAAGGATGACTGGTTTATGCTGGGACTTCGGGACGGCAGGCCTGAGATCCAACTGCACAATTACTGGGCCCAGCTTACGGTGGGTGCTGGACCACGACTGGATGACGGGAGATGGCACCAG GTGGAAGTCAAGATGGATGGGGACTCTGTGCTACTGAAGGTGGATGGGGAGGAGGTGCTGCGCCTGAGACAGGTCTCTGGGCCCCTGACCAGCAAACGCCATCCCATCATGAGGATTGCGCTTGGGGGGCTGTTCTTCCCCGCTTCCAACCTTCGGTTGCCG CTAGTTCCTGCCCTGGATGGCTGCCTGCGCCGGGATTCCTGGCTGGACAAACAGGCCGAGATCTCAGCATCTGCCCCCACTAGCCTCAGAAGCTGTGATGTAGAATCAAATCCCGGGATATTTCTCCCTCCAGGGACTCATGCAGAATTCAATCTCCAAG ACATTCCCCAGCCTCATGCAGAGCCCTGGGCCTTCTCTTTGGACCTGGGACTCAAGCAGGCAGTAGGCTCAGGCCACCTTCTTTCTCTTGGGACACCGGAGAACCCATCTTGGCTCAGTCTCCACCTCCAAGATCAA AAGGTGGTGCTGTCTTCTGGGTCGGGCCTAGGGATGGATCTGCCCCTGGTCTTGGGACTTCCTCTTCAGCTGAAGCTGAGTatgtccagggtggtcttgagcCAAGGACCAAAGATGGAGGTCCTTGCCCTGCCTCCCTTAGGCTTGGCTTCCCTCCTTAACCTCTGGGCCAAGCCTCAAGGGCGTCTCTTCCTGGGGGCTTTACCAG GAGAAGACTCGTCCACCTCTTTTTGCCTGCATGGCCTTTGGGCACAAGGTCAGAGGCTGGATGTGGACCGGGCCCTGAACAGAAGCCATGAGATCTGGACTCACAGCTGTCCCCAGAGCCCAGGCAATGGCACTGACGCTTCCCATTAA